The stretch of DNA GATTTATTAATTATGATGAGTGATGGAATTTTTGACGGACCCCAACATGTAGAAAATATTGATCTATGGTTAAAGCGAAAGATTAAAGAAATGGATACTGCTGATCCGCAAGAAATTGCCGATTTATTATTGGAAGAAGTAATTAGAACAAGGTCCGGAGAAATTATAGATGATATGACTGTGTTGGTTGCGAAGGTGAAGAAAAACACACCGCAATGGACAAGCATACCAATCTATGAGAGCAATGTGTTATAAAGCAAGTCTTACAAGTATATTAAACATAACTTGATGGAATTTGATCTGCGGATGAATTTTCCGCAATAAATTGTACATGACAAGTTAATCTCCCTTACCACGAATAAATGTATAGTTTTTGATGTACTTGGCGAAGATGGTAGTGGATAAAGAGGGAGGTTAAGGCATTGAAAAGCGGTACACTTAAACAAATTTTATTATTAACAGATGGATGCTCGAATAGAGGTGAAGATCCATCAGCTGTAGCATCTTTAGCTAGTCAACAAGGCATCACGGTAAATGTTATTGGTATTTTAGAAGATGATCAAACAGAAAGTCCGGACGGTCTTCAGGAGGTAGAAGATATAGCACTTTCTGGAGGTGGCGTTAGTCAAATTGTCTATAGTGAAAATCTATCGCAAACGGTTCAGATGGTAACACGCCAAGCAATGACTCAGACGTTACAAGGTTTTGTTAATAAAGAACTTCGCCAAATACTAGGTGATCAACAATCCATGGAAGATTTAGACCCTGAGAAACGTGGAGAAATTATGGAAGTTGTAGAAGATCTTGGTGAAACAAGTGATTTAGAAGTAGTCGTTTTGGTAGATACAAGTGCAAGTATGCGAGATAAGTTACAGACCGTAAAAGAGGCATTAATGGATCTCTCTATTAGTTTGAATTCACGAGTTGGCAGAAACCGATTTTGTATATACAGTTTTCCTGGAAAACGGAAAGATATTGATCTAATCCTAGATTGGTCACCAAAGTTAGATTCTATATCAAGTGTATTCCCTAAGTTATCAAGTGGAGGGATTACACCAACTGGTCCTGCTATTCGTGCAGCAATGTATCAGTTTAGTAAGAAAAACTTGCTAAGGGGTATGAGGCATGAAGATGAATACGGCATCGAAGAATCCGGTTATTAATTTACGACCACAACAACAAATAAGAGGTAAGTGGCATCACAAAAATTACACCGTGATTCGCAAACTTGGAGCAGGTGCAATCGGGAGCGTATATCTATGTGACTATCTTGGAAAACCAGTAGCTTTGAAAATAAGTGAAAAAGGTTCTTCGATGACAGTAGAAGTTAATGTATTAAAGTCATTGGAAAAGGTCCAAGGATATCGCCTTGGGCCTTCTTTATTGGACGTAGACGATTGGATGTCGACTAACGGACGAATCTATTCATTCTATGTAATGGAATATATTAGAGGAGAATCTCTAAGTAGTTTTGTTCGTGCGAAAGGAAAAGCGTGGATTGGTGTATTTATGTTACAGTTGCTCGAAGACTTAGAGAAATTACATGAATCTGGCTGGGTGTTTGGTGATTTGAAAACGGATAATCTAATGGTATCTTCTAACCCCCCTCGCGTACGCTGGGTAGATGTCGGTGGTACGACAAAGGTAGGAAGGTCCATAAAAGAATATACAGAGTTTTATGATCGGGGATATTGGGGTATGGGTACTAGAAAGGCAGAGCCAAGCTACGATCTTTTTGCATTAACAATGGTATTTTTAAATATATATTATCCACGACGTTTTGACCGGGTAAAAGATTCTTCTGAAAAATTGTTAATGAAAAAACTTGATCAAGTGAGCGACTTAGTTCCTTATCGTCCATTGCTGCAAAAGGCACTTCGGGGGAAATATTCAACCAGCACGGCAATGAAAAAGGATCTTATGTCGTTAATGCAACAGAAACAAAAACGAAAACACTATCATCAACGAACTAAGAAAAATCCAAATTATTTACTTGCTGAGTCAATAAGCATAGGTTGTATCGCAACAGTGTATTATCTGCTGTCTCTACTTTTATAGTAAATAGAGGTATGATAGGATAAAGACGACATTTTAGTGAAGCGGTGGGTAAATCGATGAAACAATCTATTCTTTCCTTTATTCAAAAACATCAATTACTAAAAGAAGGTGCAAAAATTATCGTTGGTGTATCTGGTGGATCGGATTCAATGGCGTTACTGCATTTTCTTAAAAATTTGCAAGAGCAATGGGAAATAGAGGTTATTGCGTTAACCATTAATCATCAGCTACGTGGTGAAGATTCAACAGCCGATCAGAAGTTTGTAGAACAATGGTGCTTTCATTCGGATATAAGATGTATTGCTCATCAAGTTGATGTTGGTGAATATCAGCGCCAATACCGGGTAAGTGAAGAGCTTGCTGCCCGTAGATTGAGATATGAAATTTATGAAGCAGAGATGAGGAAACAAGGTGCTGACTATCTTGCATTAGGCCATCATGGTGATGACCAAGTAGAGACCTTGTTTATGCGGTTAACACGTGTAGCTACTTCTAATGCTTTTGAAGGTATTCCGGTAAAGCGTTCCTTTGCAAGTGGTCAACTTATTCGTCCATTTCTCTGTGTAAACAAACAGCTAATTCTAAACTATGTAAAAGAAAATGAAGTTCCTTTTCGGGAAGATCAAACGAATAAAGATAATAAATATACAAGGAATTATTATCGTAATGAAATTATTCCACTGCTCACCAAAAATAACGAGCGGTTATTTATAACAGCGCAACGTTTAAGTGAAACGTTAAGGGAAGATGAAAACTATTTAGCCAAAGAAGCAAATAGAATGGTTGAAGAGGTTATCATTTGGGATGAAAATTTCAGTAAAATAAGTTTCTCCAACCAAGCATTTATCGAACGCCCCCACGCTTTACAAAGACGTGCCTATCATCTAATATTAAACTATCTGTATGATACATTACCTAAGGATTTATCTTATATTCATGAAGAGAAATTTTTTGCATTAATTGAACGACAAGAGGGTAATACTTATATAGATTTCCCTTTATCATTACGTGTAGAAAATTCGTATGGCAAAATTCAACTATATTTTCCAAATCGACATCCTCGTCATTCTGTATTTCACTTACCGTTGCAAGTCCCTGATCAAGTGGAATTGCCTGATGGTGCTCGGATTACTTCTGAGTGGATTGATGCTACACTAGATAAAAATAGCCGCAATAATATTATTATTCCAATTGATTCTGTAGCGTTGCCATTACATATACGAACGCGAAAACCAGGTGATCGAATGACGTGGGACGGCTTAAAAGGAACGAAAAAACTAAAAGATATTTGGATTGACGCAAAAATCCCAACAAATGAAAGGGATACATGGCCTATTGTTACAGATGATAATAATACGATTATTTGGTTGGTAGGGCTCAAAAAAGCGTTTGGTTCGAATCAATTTTGTCAAAGTGGAGAAAAGATAAAACTTAGCTATCATAAAGGGAATATTTAGGAGGATGAATCATGCTTCAAGACAACATACACGGCGATATTCAAGACATTTTAATAACAGAGGAACAAATTCAGGAGAAATGTAAAGAACTCGGATCAATAATTTCGAAAGAATATGATGGTAAGTTTCCGCTTGCTATCGGAGTACTAAAAGGTGCTATGCCTTTTATGTCAGATATTCTTCGATACTCAGAGATTCATTTAGAAATGGATTTTATGGACGTTTCTAGTTATGATGGCGGGACAACTTCAACTGGTGAAGTGAAAATCTTAAAAGATTTAAATACAAAAGTTGAAGGTCGAGATTTAATAATAGTTGAAGACATAATAGATAGCGGTTTAACGTTAAGCTACTTAGTAGACTTGTTTAAATACCGTAAAGCAAATTCCATAAAGATAGTGACGTTATTAGATAAACCATCTGGAAGAAATGCAGCGATAAAAGCAGATGTGGTAGGATTTGAAGTTCCAGATGAATTTGTAGTTGGTTATGGTCTAGATTACGCTGAAAAATATCGGAATTTACCATATATCGGTATACTTAAACCGGAAGTATATGGTGGATAATAACTTTGATTATATAAATCAGGGTTGGATAAAATAAATAATCTAATAAATAATTGGAAAAATTTAATCAAAAAATGGTTATATCATTTGTATTAAAACTTTTTCGTATGATACGATGAACTATAGTTTTTCCCCATCTGGGAGGAGGTAGGCAATGAGTCAGGTATTTCGTAATGCCTTATTCTGGTTACTCATATTCTTTGTAATCATTGGAGTTATTGGAGTAATCAACAATCAAGGTGAAGAAAGAGAACAGTATGATGTAGAGCAATTTATAAGTGCTTTAAATAATGGCGAAATCGAAGAACTCGTTTTTCAGCCATCACATGGAATTATTCGTCTAACAGGGACACTAACTGATGGAGAAACAGAATTTGTTGCTCAGGTTCCTGATAATAATGACCTCGTGTCACAAATTACTGATACTGCTAGAGAACAAAGCCAATTAACCGTTATGGAAGAAGAACAGCCAAGTCCATGGCTTACATTCCTAACTGGAATTATTCCGTTCTTATTAATCGGTTTATTCTTCTTATTTATACTTAGTCAGGCACAAGGAGGCGGCGGTGGCGGCCGTGTAATGAACTTCGGTAAGAGTAAAGCAAAAATGTACTCTGAAGATAAGAAAAAGGTTCGCTTTAAAGATGTCGCTGGTGCAGATGAAGAAAAACAAGAGCTTGTTGAAGTAGTTGAATTCTTAAAAGACCCACGCAAATTCTCGCAAGTAGGAGCCCGTATACCTAAAGGGGTACTTCTAGTTGGACCTCCTGGTACAGGTAAAACGTTACTTGCTCGTGCCGTTGCTGGAGAAGCTGGAACACCGTTCTTCTCTATTAGTGGTTCGGACTTTGTGGAAATGTTTGTAGGTGTCGGTGCTTCTCGTGTACGTGACCTATTTGAAAACGCGAAAAAGAATGCTCCATGTATTATCTTTATTGATGAAATTGATGCTGTAGGGCGTCAACGTGGTGCAGGGCTTGGTGGCGGTCACGATGAACGTGAACAAACACTTAACCAATTACTAGTTGAAATGGACGGGTTTGGAGCAAATGAAGGTATTATTATTATTGCCGCTACAAACCGTGCGGATATATTAGACCCTGCATTATTACGTCCGGGTCGTTTCGATAGACAAATAATGGTTGATCGTCCTGATGTGAAAGGTCGTGAAGCTGTACTAGGTGTACACGCTCAAAACAAACCATTAGATGCAAATGTAGATTTAAAAACAATCGCAATGCGTACTCCAGGTTTCTCTGGTGCAGATTTAGAGAACTTACTTAACGAAGCGGCGTTAATTGCTGCGCGTGATGATCGCAAGAAACTTAACCAGTTAGATATTGATGAAGCAATTGACCGGGTTATTGCTGGACCGGCTAAGAAGAGCCGTGTTATTTCTCAAAAAGAGAGAAATATTGTTGCATATCATGAGAGTGGTCATACGGTTATAGGTATGGTTCTGGATGATGCGGATGTCGTGCATAAAGTTACGATTGTTCCACGTGGTCAAGCCGGCGGTTATGCTGTAATGCTACCTCGTGAAGATCGATATTTCATGACAAAACCAGAACTCTTTGACAAGATTACTGGGCTACTTGGTGGCCGAGTAGCAGAAGAAATTATCTTTGGAGAAGTAAGTACGGGAGCATCTAATGACTTCCAGCGTGCTACAAATATCGCTCATAAGATGATTACAGAGTATGGTATGAGTGACAAGATCGGGCCATTGCAATTTAGCAGTGGTGGTGGAGGAAACGTCTTCTTAGGACGTGATATCCAAAATGAACAGACATACTCTGATGCAATAGCACACGAAATTGATAAAGAAATGCAGTCATTTATCAATTACTGCTATGATCGTGCGAAAACCATTCTTACAGAAAACAAAGATCAATTAGAATTGATTGCGAAGACCTTGTTAGAGGTAGAAACGTTAGATGCAAAACAAATTAAATCTTTATTTGAAGAAGGAATATTACCAGAGCCTGAAGAAGAAACAGATGAGTTGAAGGTAAATATTAATTCTAAAGAAGATGAAGATAAAAAAGGGATTTCTTATGAAGAAGCGAAACAAAAGCTTGATGATGAAGAAAAATCGGAACGAGAAGAAATAGATTCTGAAAATACTTCCAGCGATGAAACTCAGGACGATACTTCAGAGGATCAAAACCCTAAAAATTAATTCTTAAGAAGTAGCCTTAAAAAGGCTACTTCTTTTTTAGGTGTGCCCGGCATGGGTGCAGTCTATAGGGTGAGAGTCCCGAACTGTGAAGGCAGAAGTAACAGTTAGTCTAACGCAAGGGTGTCCGTGGCGACATGGAATCTGAAGGAAGCGGACGGCAAACCTTCGGTCTGAGGAACACAAACTTCATATGAGGCTAGGTATCAATGGATGAGTTTGCATAACAAAACAAAGTCCTTTCTGCCAAAGTTGGTACAGAGTAAATGAAGCAGATTGATGAAGGGAAAGACTGCGTTCTTACCCGGGGAGGTCTGATCGAAACGCCAAGCACTCTTGGTAATTCATTCAGCAATGGATGGCTGAACGGTCAGAAGTCAGCAGAAGTCATAGTACCCTGCATACTCGAGAATGTAAGGGGAAGGACGGAACAATTAAGGAGAAATGTGACACTAGGCGTTAAGATTTCATGCAGACACAGACAACCCGGAAGGGCTTATCCAAAGGAGGACGTAGTGAATCTACAGGGGACTTTGGAAGGGTGGAGTGGAACTTGCACAAATAGAACGTCACATTCACGAAGAAAGGAAACCCAAGTATGTTGATGAACCAAATTCTGTCACGGGACAATCTCATTCTCGCACTAAAGCGAGTCGAACGAAATAAAGGAAGTCATGGCATAGATGAAATGTCCGTAAAATTCCTACTAAGACATCTCTATGATAACTGGGATTCCCTTCGGGAGAACTTGAGGAAAGGAACCTATACACCTTCTCCTGTCCGCCGTGTCGAAATCCCGAAACCAAGCGGAGGAGTTCGGATGTTAGGTATTCCAACCGTGACGGATCGTTTCATTCAACAGGCTATTGCCCAAGTGCTTCATACAATTTTTGACCCCACCTTCTCAGAACATAGCTATGGATTCAGGCCCAACCGTCGAGGACATGACGCTGTGAGGAAGGCAAGGGGGCTTATTAAAGAAGGATACAGATGGGTAATTGATATGGACCTAGAGAAATTCTTTGATAAGGTGAACCATGATAAGCTCATGGGTGTTTTAGCGAAGCGCATCAAGGATAAGGAATTGCTTCGGCTTATTCGGAAATACCTACAATCTGGCGTCATGATAAATGGGATAGTAGTTAGCTCCGAAGAAGGCACTCCGCAAGGCGGGCCGTTGAGCCCTCTTCTTTCTAACATTATATTAGATGATTTAGATAAGGAGCTGGAGGAGCGTGGGCTACGTTTCGTTCGTTATGCGGATGACTGCAACATCTATGTGAGAACAAAGAAAGCTGGGAATCGTGTAATGAATTCCATTACTACATTTATTGAAGAGAAACTTCGCTTGAAAGTAAATAAAGAGAAATCAGCAGTGGACCGGCCTTGGAAACGTAAGTTTCTTGGTTTTAGTTTCACCAATGGAAAGAATCCAAAAATTAGAATCGCAAAAGAAAGTATTATGCGTCTAAAACAGAAAATCAGGGAAATAACTTCACGTTCCAAGCCATTTCCTATGGAAATAAGAATTGAGAAATTAAACAAATACCTGATGGGTTGGTGCGGGTATTACGCTTTAGCGGAGACCCCTTCAAAGTTTGAGGAGTTCGATAAGTGGATAAGAAGAAGATTGCGCATGTGTATGTGGAAACAATGGAAGCTTCCACGGACAAAAGTCCGAAAGCTGATTAGCTTGGGTGTTCCTGACCACAAAGCATACGAATGGGGAAACACCAGAAAGAATTATTGGCGTATCTCCAAGAGTCCAATCTTAAGCAGAACCCTAGGCAACTCCTATTGGAGTAGACTAGGGCTCAAAAGTCTGTATCAAAGGTATGAATTTATTCGTAATACTTAATTGAACCGCCGTATACCGAACGGTACGTACGGTGGTGTGAGAGAACGGGGGTTAGTCGCCCCCTTCTACTCTATTGAAAAGGAAATTATTTACTTCGAGCTCACTGTGCTTGCTTTTTACTCAAGGAAAAAAGAGAATGAGAAGTATCAGAAGGTTTGAGTTCTTAAGAACATTTGTCAATGCAAGCTTTGAGCTTTTCTTATATTTCCTAAAGTATGTTATATTATAGAACAGATAAGATAAGGAAGGTAGGCTGACTGATGCTATTTGTACTTGATGTAGGAAATACTAACACAGTTTTAGGTGTCTTTGACCAAGGTGAATTAACTCATCATTGGCGAATTAAAACCGATCGTTATAAAACAGAAGATGAATTTGGCATGCTTATTCATTCTCTTTTTCAACATAAAAAATTATCATTTGAAGATATTAAAGGTGTGATTATATCTTCGGTTGTTCCACCTATATTATTTGCTTTAGAGAAAATGAGTAGAGATTATTTTCATTTAGATGCCGTAGTAATTGGAAAAACTTCTTATCAAACTTTTTTAAACATGAATTACCCTAATCCTCAAGAAATTGGTGCAGATAGAATTGTTAATGCTGTGGCAGCTACGGAAGAATACGGCTCACCACTAATTATCATTGATTTTGGAACAGCAACTACGTATTGCTATATCGACGAGGATACTGCATATGCTGGAGGGATCATTACACCGGGGATTAATATATCAATGGAAGCACTATATAGTAATGCATCAAAATTACCAAAAATTGAAATTCAAAAACCGGAAACAGTGATTGGTTCTACAACAGTAGACGCCATGACTTCTGGGGTGTTCTATGGATATATTGGACAAGTAGATGGTTTGGTAAAGAGAATCAAAGATGAAAAAGGGACAAATCCAACTGTGATTGCAACAGGCGGACTTGCAAAATTAATTGCGCATGAATCTGCAAGCATTGATATCGTAGAGCCTTATTTGACGTTAAAAGGATTGCATTTGATTTACCAAAAAAATAATTAGTAAAATAAAAGGAGAGATATTCCCAATGAAGGATTACTTAATTAAAGCGACAGCAAATAATGGGAAAATTAGAGCGTATGCCGTTCAATCCACAAACACTATAGAAGAAGCGAGAAGAAGACAGGATACGTTTGCAACTGCATCTGCTGCACTTGGCAGAACGATAACAATCACGGCAATGATGGGAGCTATGCTAAAAGGTGATGACTCTATTACAACGAAAGTAATGGGTAATGGTCCACTTGGAGCTATTGTTGCTGATGCTGATGCTGATGGACATGTTCGTGGATATGTTACGAATCCACATGTTGATTTCGATTTAAATGATAAAGGTAAATTAGATGTTGCGCGAGCAGTAGGTACAGAAGGAAATATTAGTGTTATTAAAGATTTAGGATTAAAGGATTTTTTCACAGGGGAAACACCGATTGTTTCTGGGGAGATTAGTGAAGACTTCACCTATTACTATGCTACTTCAGAACAATTGCCATCAGCTGTTGGTGCAGGGGTTTTGGTAAATCCAGATCATACTATTTTAGCTGCAGGAGGTTTTATCGTTCAAGTAATGCCTGGTGCAGAAGAAGAAGTAATTAATGAATTAGAAGATCAAATTCAAGCCATTCCTGCAATATCTTCGTTAATTCGTGAAGGAAAATCTCCGGAAGAAATTCTAACCCAACTATTTGGCGAAGAGTGTTTAACCATACATGAAAAAATGCCAATTGAGTTTCGTTGTAAGTGCTCCAAAGATCGTCTTGCCCAAGCAATTATCGGATTAGGAAATGATGAAATACAGGCGATGATTGAAGAAGACCAAGGTGCAGAGGCAACTTGTCATTTTTGTAATGAAAAGTATCATTTTACTGAGGAAGAATTAGAAGACCTTAAACAGTAGAGAGAAGAAAGGAAGTTACACTTCATGTCAAAAAAATTGTTGCTCGGAATCGTTGTGGTACTGCTGATTACGAATATTGCAACTCTATTGTTTGTGGGAGATAGCAATGACTCAGAAGTAGTGTCGGACGGTAAAGGGGAAAAAGAGATCAATCGTAATGAAGCAGTAGCAACAGTAGCTGGCGAAGAAATATCTTATGATGAATGGATGACAGGCTTAAGAAATATGCAAGGGCAAAAACATTTAAAACAGATGATTGATAAGGAAGTCGTTAATACGCTAGCAGAGCAAGAGGGTATTGAAGTAAGTGAAAAAATCATCGACAGAGAAGTTTCTTTCTTATATACCATGCAAGGGATTTTAACAGAAGATGATGCTGTTGAAGAAGAAGAAAGATGGAGAGAAGAAATAAAATACCGTTATCAGTTGGAACAGTTACTAACTAAAAATATTGAGATCCCTGAAGAGGAATTAAGGTCATATTATGATACATATGGTAATCAATATGATTTTTCATCTTCTGTTAAGCTCTCGCATATCTTAGTGGAAGATATGGAAACGGCTGAACAGGTATACCAAGAATTAGAAGATGGTGCTTCTTTTAGATTATTAGCTAGAGAATATAGCATTGACGATGAGACAAGACAAAATGGTGGATACATGGGAAGTATCTACACATCAAGTCAATTCTTGTTGGATAGTTACGAAACACAGGCAGCAAATATGGAAAATCACACATATAGTGAACCTTTTCAAGCGGAAAATGGTGTAGCGATTATGTATTTGCATCGTAAACTTCCGGCGATTAAATTTACCTACGACGAAGTACAACCGTATGTCCATAGTGAAGTTGCCATGCATGAAGAAGGACTGACGTTAGAAGCTGACCAATTATGGGAAGAAGTAGATATAGAGTGGATTTACGAAAATGAATAATATGAAATTATCAGACAAATTAGTTGACATTTTAGGATAAAGGAACTACATTAGATGTAAATCTTATAAAAATACTTGGAATTAGAGGAGGAAGTCAGATGAGGGTCTCTGATAATATTACAGGTTTAATTGGCGGAACACCGATTGTTAAATTACACAATGTTACAGATGAAGGTAGTGCAGATGTATACGCAAAGGTAGAGTTTATGAATCCTGGTAGCTCTGTGAAAGACCGTATTGCTATCGCGATGATTGAAGCAGCAGAACAAGGTGGAAAGCTAAAAGAAGGCGATACTATTATTGAGCCGACTAGTGGAAATACTGGTATTGGCCTTGCAATGGTAGCAGCTGCAAAAGGATACCGTGCAGTTCTAGTAATGCCAGATACGATGAGTCAGGAACGCAGGAATCTCCTTCGTGCTTATGGTGCTGAACTTGTACTGACACCTGGTGCTGAAGGGATGAAAGGTGCAATTGCGAAAGCGGTAGAATTGCAAGAAGAGAATGATTACTTTATGCCGCAACAATTTAGCAACCCTGCAAATCCTGATATTCACGAAAAAACGACTGGTAAAGAAATTGTGGAGCAGATGAAAGATGGTCTTGATGGATTCGTATCTGGTATTGGTACTGGTGGAACAATTACCGGTGCAGGTAAGGTGCTAAAAAATCATTTTCAAGATATTAAATTATACGCAGTAGAGCCGGCTGATTCTCCAATACTTTCAGGAGGAAGTCCTGGGCCGCATAAAATACAAGGAATTGGAGCCGGCTTTAAACCGGATGTGTTAGACACCGCAATCTATGATGAAGTTTTAACAATTAGTAATGAGGAAGCATATGAAGCAGCTAGAAAAGTTGCAACGACCAATGGCATATTGGGAGGTATTTCTTCCGGTGCTGCAGT from Oceanobacillus iheyensis HTE831 encodes:
- a CDS encoding VWA domain-containing protein, which gives rise to MKSGTLKQILLLTDGCSNRGEDPSAVASLASQQGITVNVIGILEDDQTESPDGLQEVEDIALSGGGVSQIVYSENLSQTVQMVTRQAMTQTLQGFVNKELRQILGDQQSMEDLDPEKRGEIMEVVEDLGETSDLEVVVLVDTSASMRDKLQTVKEALMDLSISLNSRVGRNRFCIYSFPGKRKDIDLILDWSPKLDSISSVFPKLSSGGITPTGPAIRAAMYQFSKKNLLRGMRHEDEYGIEESGY
- a CDS encoding serine/threonine protein kinase codes for the protein MKMNTASKNPVINLRPQQQIRGKWHHKNYTVIRKLGAGAIGSVYLCDYLGKPVALKISEKGSSMTVEVNVLKSLEKVQGYRLGPSLLDVDDWMSTNGRIYSFYVMEYIRGESLSSFVRAKGKAWIGVFMLQLLEDLEKLHESGWVFGDLKTDNLMVSSNPPRVRWVDVGGTTKVGRSIKEYTEFYDRGYWGMGTRKAEPSYDLFALTMVFLNIYYPRRFDRVKDSSEKLLMKKLDQVSDLVPYRPLLQKALRGKYSTSTAMKKDLMSLMQQKQKRKHYHQRTKKNPNYLLAESISIGCIATVYYLLSLLL
- the tilS gene encoding tRNA lysidine(34) synthetase TilS encodes the protein MKQSILSFIQKHQLLKEGAKIIVGVSGGSDSMALLHFLKNLQEQWEIEVIALTINHQLRGEDSTADQKFVEQWCFHSDIRCIAHQVDVGEYQRQYRVSEELAARRLRYEIYEAEMRKQGADYLALGHHGDDQVETLFMRLTRVATSNAFEGIPVKRSFASGQLIRPFLCVNKQLILNYVKENEVPFREDQTNKDNKYTRNYYRNEIIPLLTKNNERLFITAQRLSETLREDENYLAKEANRMVEEVIIWDENFSKISFSNQAFIERPHALQRRAYHLILNYLYDTLPKDLSYIHEEKFFALIERQEGNTYIDFPLSLRVENSYGKIQLYFPNRHPRHSVFHLPLQVPDQVELPDGARITSEWIDATLDKNSRNNIIIPIDSVALPLHIRTRKPGDRMTWDGLKGTKKLKDIWIDAKIPTNERDTWPIVTDDNNTIIWLVGLKKAFGSNQFCQSGEKIKLSYHKGNI
- the hpt gene encoding hypoxanthine phosphoribosyltransferase; translation: MLQDNIHGDIQDILITEEQIQEKCKELGSIISKEYDGKFPLAIGVLKGAMPFMSDILRYSEIHLEMDFMDVSSYDGGTTSTGEVKILKDLNTKVEGRDLIIVEDIIDSGLTLSYLVDLFKYRKANSIKIVTLLDKPSGRNAAIKADVVGFEVPDEFVVGYGLDYAEKYRNLPYIGILKPEVYGG
- the ftsH gene encoding ATP-dependent zinc metalloprotease FtsH, with translation MSQVFRNALFWLLIFFVIIGVIGVINNQGEEREQYDVEQFISALNNGEIEELVFQPSHGIIRLTGTLTDGETEFVAQVPDNNDLVSQITDTAREQSQLTVMEEEQPSPWLTFLTGIIPFLLIGLFFLFILSQAQGGGGGGRVMNFGKSKAKMYSEDKKKVRFKDVAGADEEKQELVEVVEFLKDPRKFSQVGARIPKGVLLVGPPGTGKTLLARAVAGEAGTPFFSISGSDFVEMFVGVGASRVRDLFENAKKNAPCIIFIDEIDAVGRQRGAGLGGGHDEREQTLNQLLVEMDGFGANEGIIIIAATNRADILDPALLRPGRFDRQIMVDRPDVKGREAVLGVHAQNKPLDANVDLKTIAMRTPGFSGADLENLLNEAALIAARDDRKKLNQLDIDEAIDRVIAGPAKKSRVISQKERNIVAYHESGHTVIGMVLDDADVVHKVTIVPRGQAGGYAVMLPREDRYFMTKPELFDKITGLLGGRVAEEIIFGEVSTGASNDFQRATNIAHKMITEYGMSDKIGPLQFSSGGGGNVFLGRDIQNEQTYSDAIAHEIDKEMQSFINYCYDRAKTILTENKDQLELIAKTLLEVETLDAKQIKSLFEEGILPEPEEETDELKVNINSKEDEDKKGISYEEAKQKLDDEEKSEREEIDSENTSSDETQDDTSEDQNPKN
- the ltrA gene encoding group II intron reverse transcriptase/maturase; the encoded protein is MLMNQILSRDNLILALKRVERNKGSHGIDEMSVKFLLRHLYDNWDSLRENLRKGTYTPSPVRRVEIPKPSGGVRMLGIPTVTDRFIQQAIAQVLHTIFDPTFSEHSYGFRPNRRGHDAVRKARGLIKEGYRWVIDMDLEKFFDKVNHDKLMGVLAKRIKDKELLRLIRKYLQSGVMINGIVVSSEEGTPQGGPLSPLLSNIILDDLDKELEERGLRFVRYADDCNIYVRTKKAGNRVMNSITTFIEEKLRLKVNKEKSAVDRPWKRKFLGFSFTNGKNPKIRIAKESIMRLKQKIREITSRSKPFPMEIRIEKLNKYLMGWCGYYALAETPSKFEEFDKWIRRRLRMCMWKQWKLPRTKVRKLISLGVPDHKAYEWGNTRKNYWRISKSPILSRTLGNSYWSRLGLKSLYQRYEFIRNT
- a CDS encoding type III pantothenate kinase — protein: MLFVLDVGNTNTVLGVFDQGELTHHWRIKTDRYKTEDEFGMLIHSLFQHKKLSFEDIKGVIISSVVPPILFALEKMSRDYFHLDAVVIGKTSYQTFLNMNYPNPQEIGADRIVNAVAATEEYGSPLIIIDFGTATTYCYIDEDTAYAGGIITPGINISMEALYSNASKLPKIEIQKPETVIGSTTVDAMTSGVFYGYIGQVDGLVKRIKDEKGTNPTVIATGGLAKLIAHESASIDIVEPYLTLKGLHLIYQKNN
- the hslO gene encoding Hsp33 family molecular chaperone HslO, which translates into the protein MKDYLIKATANNGKIRAYAVQSTNTIEEARRRQDTFATASAALGRTITITAMMGAMLKGDDSITTKVMGNGPLGAIVADADADGHVRGYVTNPHVDFDLNDKGKLDVARAVGTEGNISVIKDLGLKDFFTGETPIVSGEISEDFTYYYATSEQLPSAVGAGVLVNPDHTILAAGGFIVQVMPGAEEEVINELEDQIQAIPAISSLIREGKSPEEILTQLFGEECLTIHEKMPIEFRCKCSKDRLAQAIIGLGNDEIQAMIEEDQGAEATCHFCNEKYHFTEEELEDLKQ
- a CDS encoding peptidylprolyl isomerase, producing MSKKLLLGIVVVLLITNIATLLFVGDSNDSEVVSDGKGEKEINRNEAVATVAGEEISYDEWMTGLRNMQGQKHLKQMIDKEVVNTLAEQEGIEVSEKIIDREVSFLYTMQGILTEDDAVEEEERWREEIKYRYQLEQLLTKNIEIPEEELRSYYDTYGNQYDFSSSVKLSHILVEDMETAEQVYQELEDGASFRLLAREYSIDDETRQNGGYMGSIYTSSQFLLDSYETQAANMENHTYSEPFQAENGVAIMYLHRKLPAIKFTYDEVQPYVHSEVAMHEEGLTLEADQLWEEVDIEWIYENE
- the cysK gene encoding cysteine synthase A; the protein is MRVSDNITGLIGGTPIVKLHNVTDEGSADVYAKVEFMNPGSSVKDRIAIAMIEAAEQGGKLKEGDTIIEPTSGNTGIGLAMVAAAKGYRAVLVMPDTMSQERRNLLRAYGAELVLTPGAEGMKGAIAKAVELQEENDYFMPQQFSNPANPDIHEKTTGKEIVEQMKDGLDGFVSGIGTGGTITGAGKVLKNHFQDIKLYAVEPADSPILSGGSPGPHKIQGIGAGFKPDVLDTAIYDEVLTISNEEAYEAARKVATTNGILGGISSGAAVAAAVKVAKQLGAGKKVLAILPDNGERYLSTPLYQFDKE